TTTGGATATTCTTTTGTTGTGTAATCGTGTATTTATTATCGGTCCAATCGTTAAAACCAGTCCCCGCCCAATCGTAGTTGATTGCAGAAGAAAGTGATAAGGTTGGGGAAATCTCCATTTCTAAAACAGCATATTGCCCCATCTTCACGGCTGGTTTCCCAAGCTTATCTGATACATAAGCATTCTTTACTATTCGATTACCTTCTTGTAAGAATGGATGTGCTAATCTATGATCATATCTTTCTACATGAACATGAAAGGTCTCTTTCGTAACCGAATCTGCTGGAACAGGTTTTCCTAAATAAACGATTACTTTTGTCATGGCTGCTCCCCAATCCTCAATTTTTGTAACCGTTTGATAAGAAGGTTGTGTTTTTACTTCTGGTTTAAAAGTATGATTCGTTACGTCTGCTGAACCTAATTGCGTTAGAGATTTCTCCGATCTATTCTTCTTATTCTCCATTATGATTTACCTCCCTTTTTTGAATGCGTTTGCATTGGATTCTTGATTTTAGACAAACGTACTACTAAATGTACAATTTTGTTATTTAACTCGCCTTAATAGATCCTCTAACTAGTCAACACTTTTGACAATATAGGTAGGAATTGAATTACTTGATTCTTCAAATGAAGCATTTCCATAAGTTACTCCTAAAGAGTCAATACCAGTATTACTTGCCTTGCCCCAATAATATCATGGTTTCTGTTACCAATCATAATAAAATTATCTAGTGTTTGTTCACTGTACTTTCTAAAGCTTTAGTAGCAATATAGCCTCTTATTTCCCCCGACTCTCCAATTATAGGTATCTTATATAGTTCATAATTCAGTCTTCATACAGAAGATGATGACTAAACTTTGTATAAAGATAGAGAGCAATGGTCTTCATTCAGGGGATGAAGACCAAAATTCTATTATAACACAATAAAGAACAAACGTTCCTACAAAATCCCCAAATACTCCTCCAACACCCGAATCATCTCCACCTGATGTTCCTTCGCCAATTCATCATTCCAACTCTCATTTTCATAAATTAAAGCCATCTTCAATGAATCTAGCTTTTCTCGATTATTATTAATAAACCGTTGACGTTTTTCGTTAAACGGTAAATTACTATATTCTGAATTAACACTTCTGGAAACTAAGGCAAGGTTTCCGAATTTGTTTAATTGCTCTTGAGATACTGTGTTTGTATCGGTCATTTTCTGATTTTGTGGGGAAATATGTTCCACAGAGTTTTTGGCTGTTACTTTAAATTCTCTCCACTTGTTTCCCTTGTTTGCGTATTTCTCCCAAAGAACATACTCCAGCTTGTAAAACCAGTAATGAGGAAATTCTGTTCCAAGCTCCTCGTGTAAAATCTTTGTACTTAGTGTTGTTTTATAATCATGTTTTTCTAGAAAATGTCTAGTTCGCTCGATTAAGGTTTCGTCATCTTTAACCGCACATAGCAAGTGATTGTCTAGGTGCTTTAAATATGTATAGCTATCCTTCCCGTTGTTCTCTATTAAATAATGTAAATAAGGAGTTAACCAATAGTGTGTAGTAATTTGTTGGGAGTGATATAACACGCTTTGCAAAAGAGCCTCTCCCCGAGCTGTTGGTTCTCCTCTTTGCAATGAGTAATAAATATTTCTTCCATTTTTATTAGCATTTTTATATGTTCTTCGAATTGAATGGATTTCATGATCCTTAGGGCCAACCCATTTAATCACATGTTTATCAAAATAATAGCGAACTTTCCACAATAGCTCGATAAATTCCTTAATATCTTCATCTTTAACTGATTTTGTTAAAAAGTTCTCCGAAAAGATTATCAATATTTCTTTATCCGAAATTTTCGGGATATCATTTTGCTTTTTCTTTGCTAAATATATTCGTAATGTATGCTGCAGAAGCATGGGAAACGTCATAATGCTCCTTACGTCTTCACTATCATATTCGTCTTCATCATGTTTCTCCTCATCATTAAAGCTAGCACGAACATCCTCAGACTCTAATATATCTAACAAAGTCATAGACTCGTTGTTTTCTTCCTCATTCTCGTCGATTGCTGCTAACACTTTGGTCGCATCAGCCAATTGTTCCTCGCCAACCTTGGCAGCTTCCTGGTCAAATAAAGGAGTCGTTTTGATATGAGTTAGATCTTTAATATTTTTCTCAATATATTGATTCATATTTGCGCAAGCATCCCATAAGTTGCTGTACTTCATGCGGTCTTTTGCCTGAAGTTTATCTAGAAATCTAGCTTTCAAAATTTCATGATGCTGCAATTGAATGCCACGGTTGTTAATCACTTCAAACAATTTATTTAAATCGGTTTGCTCTGGTACCTCGGTAAAAACCAATTGAACCTTCTCATATATAAACTTAGCTATCTTGGCTGCATTCCCAGGTTTAACCCCCTCAAATTCAGAGTGAAATCGTCTAATTAATGCTAGTGCGTCATCAATATTGGCCGTTATATCTACGTTTTTAGTTCCGTTAATTAATAACTGAAATTTCTCATTGATTACCTCACGAATCGCAAAGTTTATTCGATTCTCTTCCTCATTTTCAATAAACGATTTTAGAGCACCAGCAAATACGATCGAAATCATCCAAAGTGTTGTAAATCGTTGCTGCCCATCGATTAAATCATATACCTTTCTTTGTTGGGTAGAAACGCATGAATTTTCAACAACGAGAACACCACCTAAGTAAAATAGCTCTTTTTCGTCATTAAAAGCAGCTTCTATATCTTCTAATAACGTCTTCACTTGTCCTTCTTGCCAAACATATAATCTCTGATAAATCGGGATATTAAAAAGAAATTGTTTTTCTACTAAACTCTTTAATGTGACTAAATTAGACTGTATTTCCATTTTCAATCTCCTTAACAAATGTATCCATCCAGCTTACTTTAAAATCGAAATTGTTTTTACCGTAAAAGGTCAAAATCCTCTCTATATAATAACCTCGCACACCCTTAACATGTTCAATACTTACTTTCGTGTAAGTATCGACTTTTTCTGAACAACGTAATAAAAACGTAAACACTTCTTCTGGTGTAAACGCATGACTAATCACATCAAGCAGGTTATTTTCGCTATCCTTTAAAAAATTCATCGGTGCTTGCTTCACTACATTTTGTTTTTCTAATCGAATTGCTCCAAGCAAATGATCTAGCCATAGCGAAAAACGAAACAACTGCTGTTCACCGAATTTGTCATAATACATCAGATTCGCCAGAATGAACAATTCCTTCAAGTAAACTAAACGGATAAATGTTTCCAGACATTATCATAAAAATCTCTAAACCTCTTTATTTCCTTACTAGTAACATTTTGATCTGTAAAAAGTAAGGTAATCACTTCTGCGTATCTTTTCGAAAAAAGAAAATAACCCAGTCCCTTACTAATCGGTTGTCTTAATGTAAAAGGAAGAGAGCTAGCATCGTGGCTATTTTCATTCACTTGTACTTCATAGTCTCCGTTATCTTTTACATAAAGTTTAGCTCCATAGGTATTGTGAAAATTAGGAAACAATTCGATTGTTGTGTCATCATCATTTTGTTTCGTGTTTCGCATAAATTCGGTTAACATGTCCTCATCATTTACTAGACTGATTTGTTTTTGTCCACGCCAAGTACGAGCACGAGAAAGATATTTTGTAAATAATTCTAACGTAAAATCTCCTTTTTTATGAAGAATCGGCTTGATGTTTTGGATGTTTTCCCAATCCTTCGCACAACGCTCCTGGATGGTTATATTATTTATTGCTCTAAGATGATAAGCCTTTAGTAAATCAGTAGGCTCCAGCTTTACTCCTCGATCATTTTGCGTATCAAAAAAGGTAAAAGCCAAATCCTCTGAAGGAGTTGTGATAAATGTGAATTGGATATTAGGAAACAATAAAGAAACCTTTTCTTTCCATGCTTTATTCTCATCATGGTGAAAGAACCTTTGAATGTTTTTAATATTTTTGATGGATTCTGGTGAGTTAAATTCCATCGCAATTTTGCCTTCTATTAATCTTCTATGTAATAGATAATACAGAATACTTAACGTAGTCATACGCTGCTGACCATCGATAATGAACAGCTTTTCTTTTTCATCATTTTTATGTAACAAGATGCTTCCCATATAATAAGGAACATTAGGCTGTGTTTCGAGGTGTTCTAGTAAGTCATTCAACAGCTCTTTTACCTTATTCACATTCCATACATATGGTCGTTGATAGGTATCGATTGCGATTGGATAAACTGCCTTTTCTTTAAAAAATTGCTCGAACGTACCAACCTCTACTTTTACATCATTCATTTTACTGGTTGTGGCGTATGTCATCCTTGCTCAGCTCCGTTTGTGTAGGTTTGATTCTGTTTTTTTGTAGTCTACTACTACTCTGCTAATTCCTTAGTACTAGAGTAGTTAATAGCTTAATTTTACCTCATTCGACATTTTTTGTTAATTTAACTATTAAGAATGAATGAAAAAAGCCTTCTAGAGTTAAGAAGACTAGTTCTTTCATTAAATATTTAGGTAGAAATATTAATTTCTTGATCTTTTATGATAATCACGTTCAATATCTTCTTTCCAGCTTCGATCAATTTTCTTCCCACTTCGCAGCTTTACTACGGCCTCGCTGACAGATTCATAATTTAATTGTGTTCCAATGTTGTCTGCGTGATAGTCAACGGCAAAGTCCTCTTCTATACCAAATTTTGCAGCAGTTGAAATGGCATCAATATTCGCACCTAGGAAGATGAAGTCCCATCCATATTTCTCTTTTTGGAGTGATATCATGTTCTTTATTTTGTCAGGAGTATATTCACGACTGCTATTTTCCATTCCATCTGTTGTGATGACGAATAGCACCTTGTCCGCTCGTTCTTCTTCACTTGTGTGTTTTTGTACATTTACGATTTTTTGGATAGACATCCCGATTGCATCTAATAATGCAGTAGTTCCTCCTACCTCATAATCCTCTTCAGATAATGGAGATATACCTTTTACATTGATTCGATCGTGTAAAAGTTCATATTGATGGTTGAATAGAGCTGTTGTGACGAAAGCTTCTCCTTCAGCTTTTTTTTGCTTGCTTAGCATTGAATTAAAGCCACCAATTGTGTCTGATTCAAGTCCTGCCATTGAACCACTTTTGTCTAAGATAAATACGATTTCTGTTATATTCTTTTTCATTTCTTGTCATCCTCCGTCATTAATTTATTTATAAATCAAGGATAACAAGATTTGAAAAAGTATCGGTCGCTTTCAAAGCGACATTTTATTAACCTTTGCTTTTTGTCTAGTTCTTTATTATTTATCATTAAACTTTCTTTTTGAACCTATCTCCGGTATTGGAATAAACCAATGCAAAAATAATAAGTGATAAAAATAAAATAAGACCAATCATAAATATAGCTTGGTTTTCTAACAGCTCACTCAATCCAAATAATAAGATGCTAAAGCTAATTCCATACATAATATTCCCCATAAACTTACACAAAGCTACTTCATCGTATTGAGCTTTTTCACTGTCAGGCATTGTATTGTAACCTGCAAGTAATGATGCTCCTTTTCCTTTTGAAAGCATAATACCAAAAATGAAGAACGGGATTGAAATAATAAGGCTGGCTACTCCCAAACAAGTTACCTCCTTTCCTTTTCCTATCAATTATCTGTTGATTAAACAATCGAGCGTTTAAAATTAATACGTTCTTAATAAGTCATATGTTTCATTAATTGAATATAGTCAGCAACCTATATTCGTTCAAACGCCTTCATTACTATCTTTTTTAACAAATAGAGAAATTTTAGACTTTTTTCATAGGTGTTAATCATTAATTAATAGTTCATTTATCCTATAAAATCTATTATTTTTTATAAAAATATTATAGAATAGTAAAAACAAATAAGCTTTAAATAAAGGAGAGCATATGGACCTCATTAAATACCTATCAACCCTTACAACATATGAACCGCAGCTTCGATTACTGATAGACTTAATTCCTGAGTTTATTGTGCTAAAAGATGGTAAAGGCAGATGGCTTGTCACGAATAAACTAGTGCTTAATTCCTATGGATTTAAAGAGGATTTTCCCTACCATGGAAAAACAGATTTGGAGTTAGCAGAGATTTTACCAAGTCAACGACATAACTTTATGTATAATATGGAAACAGATGAAATGGCATGGGGAAATGGAAAAGAGATCCAAATTGAAAAATCTTTCCAAACTCCTGATGGTATAGCTAGAACTTGGGAAGTAATTAAAACACCAATATTTGATAAAAACGGTAATAGAAGTCACTTAGTAATTGTTAGTAGAGAAATAACAAAACGAAAAAACGCGGAAGATGCATTGAAAATAAGTGAAACTAACTTTCGTTTTATCGCTGAAAATATGAGAGATATTCTTATAACAATTGATTGTAAAGGAATGATTACGTATTTATCCCCATCCTTTGAAAAAGTAACAGGCTACTCAATCATAGAATATATAAATCGTGAAGCCTTTGAATTAATGAATTACATCCATCCAAACAAATACAACGCTTTTAGACAGGTTTACCGAGAGTTACTAACTAACAGAACTAATTTTAATAAAAATTTTGAATTCCAATTTCTTAAAAAAGATGGCCAATATATTTGGCTTGAGGCAAATGTAAATACCACTTATAACGAAAATGGGGGCTTTGATAAATTAGTTTTAGTCGCTCGAGATATTATTGAACGTAAACATTACCAAACTCAATTAGAAACATATGCATATTATGACCATTTAACAAATATTCCAAATCGCCGTTTTTTCATGGACAAGCTATCAGAAGAAATTTCGAGAGCAAAAAACTCTGTTCATTTCTTAGCATTAATGTATTTAGATATTGATCACTTTAAAAGAATAAATGATACAATGGGTCATGAAATTGGTGATCAGTTGCTTGTCATGCTTACAAGGAGAATTCAGAACATTCTTCGAAACACAGATGTACTGGCTCGATTAGGAGGAGATGAATTTGCTATTATATTACCAGATTTATCAAGTACAGATGAAGCAAAAATAATTGGGGAGCGAATTGTCAATAAATTAAAGGAACCCTGGCATATTAAGGGGCATACTTTCCAGACAACTTCATCAATTGGAATAGCGTTCTATTTAAATGATGGAACTAGTCCTCAATCATTGGTTTGTAACGCTGATAAAGCCTTATATAAAGCAAAGGTAAATGGACGAGCGCATGTAAGTTTTTATAGTAATTGATATTTTACAATTCTGTAGGAAACCACATATAATTAGGTTTCCTATTTTTTTATCTTATCTTTTAAATGTCATTTTTATAAGCCTTTTATTTAGCATTTTTGCTTGCTTAGCATTGAAGTAAAGCTATCAATTCTCATTTAAGCACCTAATAAAGGCTGATCAAAAGCAAATAAGGCTTCATTAATTTCGTGAATATCATAGTTGTTTTGCTGGATAAAGAATTCAACAATCACATCAAATTTACTACTGCGTGACAATGTATATCCTGCTGCTGACAGCAGATCGTTTGTTTCGACTTCATTAAGTTGTAATGCTATAGCAAAGGCTATCGCTGTTTTCTTTTTAGGTAAATATTCCGATGCATTACGTATTTTTGAAAACAAGCGACGATCAATATTTGCTCTTTTATAAGTCTCAACATCAGTCATTCCTCTTTCATCAATTAAGCGCAGCAGACGTTCTGAAAATGACTCATCAAGATCTTCTATTAGATCTGCTAAACTATTTTCTAAGATGGGCTCGCTTTGTTTTTCATAAAGCTCTTCTGGTATAGCCTCCATATTAAATCGGCGGCTAAACGTGCTCTCTATTTCCTCAACATAATGCTCATCAATATATTCATTGATCGATTTAAACAGCTTCTGACTTAAACCAAATGATGCTTTATCAAAGACTACTAGATATACCAGCATGTCATGATACAGTAAAAAGGTACTAATGGTAGAAACGGCAATTTGTAATGCATCTTCTTTTGGGTAGCCGTAAATCCCAGTTGAGATGAGTGGAAAAGCAACTGACTCACATTCGTATTTTTTTGCTAGCTCTAAAGAATGTTCATACGAGCTTTTCAACAGAGCTGCTTCTTGATGGGAGCCACCCTTCCAAATAGGTCCTGGTGTATGAATAATATATTTAGCAGGTAACTGAAATCCATCAGTGATGACAGCTTCTCCAACAGAACAGGCTCCTATTTCATTACATGCATGCCTCAACTCATGAACACCAGCAGCTTGAAAAATAGCTCCACAAACACCTCCACCCATTTTCAAATCTGTATTTGCAGCATTTACAATCGCATCTACCTTCATATTGGTAAGGTTATTACGTACAATTTCTAATGGCATGAAGATCGTCTCCCTTTTTTCATTCCTTTTCTATGAAAAATTCGAACGTTTATTAAATGAGCTAGCTACTTTATTCCATACTTTCATTCTACCACGGGCTTTATTTTATGTTTTAATCGCTACGAAAAAATAAGAAATTAATTATATTTGTTGCTAACCTTGAATTACTTTTCAATTTTCTAGTCTTTGGTTATAATAATACTAGAGAAATCATAAACTAAAAAAGACTGTTCGGTGCTAGAACACCAAACAGTCATACAATAGCTAGGTTCCCACTAAGGGGATCAGCGATTTTGTAAGATAACTCACCTGTCGCCGGCTAAGCTCAAGGGTGGGTTATTTTTTGTCTCTAAAAGATATGATGGACAACACCAAACCTGCAAATGCCATCATAAGCATTAACGTTTGAAATACTGTCAACATACGCATCACCCCCTTTCCATACGGGGTAATGCTGACCACCCATGAGTTTACCTAGCTATTGCATTTCTATTATATCACAATCCAGAACATTCGTTCCGATAATCTGCTATTAATTATCTATCTACACATAGAATAACTAAACTAACTTCTACCCCAACGATTCACTAATCTAACTCTTCTACACTATGTACTTCTTTATCTAAAATATAAACACCATAAAAAATGAAACCTTCCATTATACTTAACCGTATTAAGTATATAACCAATCAAATAACTCACATCGAAAGGAGAACATCATGGTAAACATTCTTATCTTTTCTCTTATTATTGGATTATTAGCAGCCGTTATCATAATTCCTTTTACGAAACAAAAGCAGTCAAATAAAGATAACAAAACACCTAAAAATAAGCCAAGTATAAGAGTACTTAGCATTTTTTCGGTCATCATTATGATCACAATGTTTGCAGTTTACTATTTTACAAATTTAGATCGTAATATCTCTTCATTATGGATCTTTATCATCATTGTTTCAGCATTAGGTATGATCATTGCCACAGGAAAGGAAAAACTGGTAAAGGGGCTACTCTTCTTAGGAAGTCTTGTATTTGGAATTTATCTACTTGTAGCACCGGTTTTTAATGCTGACGAAAAATTTAAACTTGTAGAGATGGAAGAATTAGTTGAAATTAAAGCGTTTGATGAAAACAAAACCCCTGCAAGTGTTCCACCTCAGTTTGCTAGAAATAAAATGAAAAAGTCGTTCGGTCAAGTTCCTAATACAAGTTATTATGAACTTGGAAATCTGCAGGTTCAAAAAGTAAATGGAGAATACGTTTATATTGCACCAGTTGAGTTCTCTGGATTTTTCAAATGGTTGAATGGCGATGAAACACCAGGCTACTTCACTTTAAGTGCCACAGATTCTTCTGATAATCCAAAATTTATAAAATCGGAAATGATCTTTACACCATCCTCTTATCTTAATAAAAATGTTGAACGTCATATAAGAATGAATTATCCTAAGCATATTTTTTATGGTGATGTTCAATTAGAGATTGACGAAGATGGTAAGCCATATTATATCCGTACCTATGGTCAATTTGTTTCAGCTCGTAATGGATTTGAGGCTATAGGAATTGTTATGGTTGATCCTAAGAGTGGGAATACAAAGGATTATAAGCTAGCAGAAGTACCTTCATTTATTGATGGAGCTGTTTCGCCTGAAGCTGTGAGCTTACAGAACAGCTATTATGGAAATTATATACATGGATTTTGGAACAGTATTTTTGGTAAATCTGATGTGAAGCTACCTTCTGATGAAGGAACCGAAGCAAACGTAAGTCCAATCTTTAATGAAGATGGTGACATGTATTATTTCACTGATTTTACTAGTCCTAAAGAAGGCGTAGATTCTATGCTAGGATATTCGCTTACGAATTCTAGAACAGGAAAGGCAACCTATTATACAGGAAATTTAGAAGAATCGTACATGGATTCCCAAGGCGCTCTTCAAATTATCGAAAAGAAATTTATTGAGAAAAAATGGCATGGTGAAATGCCAGTTTTATATAATTTTTATGGAGAAGCTAGCTGGTTAACACCTGTTTTGGACTCAAACGGTTTCTTACAAAACTACTTTATTGTTTCTGCCGCCAATCCAGAAATATCCGTATATGCCGCTTCACCTAATCAAGCACTTAAACAATACAAAATAGCCCTGCAAAAAGGTGGAAGTTCAGTAGATGGTACTTCTAAAGCTGAAGAAAAAACATTATCAGGCAAAGTCGTACGTGTTTACAAAGAAAAATCTGGGGATTTCACGATGGTGTCATTTTTGTTAGATAGTGGAAATAATTTCGTGATATCATCAGAAAATTCTCCATTGGCTATTTATTTACAAGAGAATGATCAAGTGAAGATTACCTATCTTGATACAGGAGAAAGCTTCTTGCCAGTTAAGGAGATGAGAATTGAAGGGTTGGAATAATGAATAAAAGCTTTTTAATACTATAAAATTGTCAACTTTCATTTCTTTTTAAAACCTTATCCTTTGATAATATAAAAAAGACTGTTCGGTGCGCGAAAACCAAACAGTCATCCAATAGCTAGGTTCCTGTCAAGAGGATCAGCGAGGTTTGAAGATAACTCACCTTTCCCGGTTAAGGTTCAGGTGGGTTATTTCTTGTCTCTAAAAGAGATACAACGGACTACACCAAACTTGCAAATACAATCATTAATATTTTTTCACAAAGAAATCTAATAGCTCCTTGGCACTATGTACTTCTTCATCCGGTTTATAGGCAGCATTAGCAGGTATATCTTTCTTACGATGATTCATCCAGATTGCCTGCCAGCCTGCTTGCTTTGCTCCAATTATATCCTTTTCATAATTGTCCCCGATATAAACCGTTTTGGCTTGATCAAGATCCATTTTCTGTTCAATAAATTCAAACACTTCTCTTTTCGGTTTTGCATGGCCAATACTTCCAGAAATAAACGTCTTTTCTGCAGGAATCCAACGGTCAAGACCGAGCTGCTCTATTTTCATGGCTTGATGTTTTTCTTCACCATTTGTAAGAATCCCAAGTTGATTCTCATCTTTGTAAAGAAGATTCAGTAGCTCCTCCACTTCCGGAAACAATGTAATATTGTTTTGTTCAGCTACGTATGTTTCATGAAAAATAGCCGCCTTTTCCGTATCAATCGGAATATTAAAGTCATTACAAGCAGAAATTATTCGGCCGGTTTGCCATTCAAATTGAGATATTTCACCAGCTTCACTTTTATCAAATAAGATCTCACTATACTTTCGACTAGCTTTATATAATTGGTCAATTTCCTCATCTGATAAAGCTACTTGAAACAGCTGCCTTACCGTTTTATGAAAAGATTGTGCTTGGTCGTAAAGTGTATCATCGACGTCAAAAATATATGTATTCATATTTACAGCGCTCCTCTTGATATGACAATCATACTGATTATGAGAAATAAAAAACGAAGGGCAATATTTCCCATCGTTTTTATGTTCTATTTAAATTATTTATTATTTTTAGTTTTTAGAAAATAAATTTCCTTCTCTAGTTTATTAACTTTGTCAGCAATAAATTCAAATTCATTTATCCTTTGCTCGTTTGTTAATTCGACTGACTACCAACACCATCAAGTTTTGCATCAATCTTGTCAAAACGATCGTGCATTTCATCTTTAAATTCTGTCATATCTATTTTTAAGCTCTTTAAATCTTTGTTCACTTCAGTTTTAAGTTCTGTCATTTCTAATTTCATATTCTTTAAATCTTTGTTCATTTCAGTGAGTAGGTTAAGAATTTTTTCATCCATTATATCACCTCTACCTGATATTATAATATAAATTTGTCAGCTTTTGTTTACTACTTCAGATTAAATAGATCATTACATAAGCATCATACTC
This genomic stretch from Metabacillus sp. B2-18 harbors:
- a CDS encoding DUF262 domain-containing protein, producing the protein MEIQSNLVTLKSLVEKQFLFNIPIYQRLYVWQEGQVKTLLEDIEAAFNDEKELFYLGGVLVVENSCVSTQQRKVYDLIDGQQRFTTLWMISIVFAGALKSFIENEEENRINFAIREVINEKFQLLINGTKNVDITANIDDALALIRRFHSEFEGVKPGNAAKIAKFIYEKVQLVFTEVPEQTDLNKLFEVINNRGIQLQHHEILKARFLDKLQAKDRMKYSNLWDACANMNQYIEKNIKDLTHIKTTPLFDQEAAKVGEEQLADATKVLAAIDENEEENNESMTLLDILESEDVRASFNDEEKHDEDEYDSEDVRSIMTFPMLLQHTLRIYLAKKKQNDIPKISDKEILIIFSENFLTKSVKDEDIKEFIELLWKVRYYFDKHVIKWVGPKDHEIHSIRRTYKNANKNGRNIYYSLQRGEPTARGEALLQSVLYHSQQITTHYWLTPYLHYLIENNGKDSYTYLKHLDNHLLCAVKDDETLIERTRHFLEKHDYKTTLSTKILHEELGTEFPHYWFYKLEYVLWEKYANKGNKWREFKVTAKNSVEHISPQNQKMTDTNTVSQEQLNKFGNLALVSRSVNSEYSNLPFNEKRQRFINNNREKLDSLKMALIYENESWNDELAKEHQVEMIRVLEEYLGIL
- a CDS encoding DUF7834 domain-containing protein, encoding MKELFILANLMYYDKFGEQQLFRFSLWLDHLLGAIRLEKQNVVKQAPMNFLKDSENNLLDVISHAFTPEEVFTFLLRCSEKVDTYTKVSIEHVKGVRGYYIERILTFYGKNNFDFKVSWMDTFVKEIENGNTV
- a CDS encoding DUF262 domain-containing protein; the protein is MTYATTSKMNDVKVEVGTFEQFFKEKAVYPIAIDTYQRPYVWNVNKVKELLNDLLEHLETQPNVPYYMGSILLHKNDEKEKLFIIDGQQRMTTLSILYYLLHRRLIEGKIAMEFNSPESIKNIKNIQRFFHHDENKAWKEKVSLLFPNIQFTFITTPSEDLAFTFFDTQNDRGVKLEPTDLLKAYHLRAINNITIQERCAKDWENIQNIKPILHKKGDFTLELFTKYLSRARTWRGQKQISLVNDEDMLTEFMRNTKQNDDDTTIELFPNFHNTYGAKLYVKDNGDYEVQVNENSHDASSLPFTLRQPISKGLGYFLFSKRYAEVITLLFTDQNVTSKEIKRFRDFYDNVWKHLSV
- a CDS encoding vWA domain-containing protein, which codes for MKKNITEIVFILDKSGSMAGLESDTIGGFNSMLSKQKKAEGEAFVTTALFNHQYELLHDRINVKGISPLSEEDYEVGGTTALLDAIGMSIQKIVNVQKHTSEEERADKVLFVITTDGMENSSREYTPDKIKNMISLQKEKYGWDFIFLGANIDAISTAAKFGIEEDFAVDYHADNIGTQLNYESVSEAVVKLRSGKKIDRSWKEDIERDYHKRSRN
- a CDS encoding DUF3784 domain-containing protein, yielding MGVASLIISIPFFIFGIMLSKGKGASLLAGYNTMPDSEKAQYDEVALCKFMGNIMYGISFSILLFGLSELLENQAIFMIGLILFLSLIIFALVYSNTGDRFKKKV
- a CDS encoding sensor domain-containing protein, whose amino-acid sequence is MDLIKYLSTLTTYEPQLRLLIDLIPEFIVLKDGKGRWLVTNKLVLNSYGFKEDFPYHGKTDLELAEILPSQRHNFMYNMETDEMAWGNGKEIQIEKSFQTPDGIARTWEVIKTPIFDKNGNRSHLVIVSREITKRKNAEDALKISETNFRFIAENMRDILITIDCKGMITYLSPSFEKVTGYSIIEYINREAFELMNYIHPNKYNAFRQVYRELLTNRTNFNKNFEFQFLKKDGQYIWLEANVNTTYNENGGFDKLVLVARDIIERKHYQTQLETYAYYDHLTNIPNRRFFMDKLSEEISRAKNSVHFLALMYLDIDHFKRINDTMGHEIGDQLLVMLTRRIQNILRNTDVLARLGGDEFAIILPDLSSTDEAKIIGERIVNKLKEPWHIKGHTFQTTSSIGIAFYLNDGTSPQSLVCNADKALYKAKVNGRAHVSFYSN
- a CDS encoding macro domain-containing protein, which produces MPLEIVRNNLTNMKVDAIVNAANTDLKMGGGVCGAIFQAAGVHELRHACNEIGACSVGEAVITDGFQLPAKYIIHTPGPIWKGGSHQEAALLKSSYEHSLELAKKYECESVAFPLISTGIYGYPKEDALQIAVSTISTFLLYHDMLVYLVVFDKASFGLSQKLFKSINEYIDEHYVEEIESTFSRRFNMEAIPEELYEKQSEPILENSLADLIEDLDESFSERLLRLIDERGMTDVETYKRANIDRRLFSKIRNASEYLPKKKTAIAFAIALQLNEVETNDLLSAAGYTLSRSSKFDVIVEFFIQQNNYDIHEINEALFAFDQPLLGA
- a CDS encoding putative holin-like toxin; translation: MRMLTVFQTLMLMMAFAGLVLSIISFRDKK
- a CDS encoding HAD family hydrolase, whose translation is MNTYIFDVDDTLYDQAQSFHKTVRQLFQVALSDEEIDQLYKASRKYSEILFDKSEAGEISQFEWQTGRIISACNDFNIPIDTEKAAIFHETYVAEQNNITLFPEVEELLNLLYKDENQLGILTNGEEKHQAMKIEQLGLDRWIPAEKTFISGSIGHAKPKREVFEFIEQKMDLDQAKTVYIGDNYEKDIIGAKQAGWQAIWMNHRKKDIPANAAYKPDEEVHSAKELLDFFVKKY